The Paenibacillus sp. MBLB1832 genome has a window encoding:
- a CDS encoding MGDG synthase family glycosyltransferase yields MRKKRILLLSEGFGKGHTQAAHALSTQLRQSSAGIITRVIELGAFLHPTLAPWVFSAYRRTVTSQPRLYGMLYRNQYDKRPGRVASLVLHRIFYSQTKAIIKQLKPDLIVCTHPFPSIIVSRLKRAGLNVPLFTVITDYDVHGTWLESAVDKYLVSTPLVKDRLLTCGVPEKRIEVTGIPVHPNFRKAHSKELIRQEFGLKAMPTVMVMGGGWGVFKKEEKEELLTYLASWSKDIQLLICLGTNEKARRQLLEEEAFQHPNIHLIGYTREISKLMDISDLLITKPGGMTCTEAMAKGIPMLFYSPIPGQEEHNCTYFQEHGYGQRITSLDMIDHWFKLLLENYPELAKRRTDIREGHNEDEQSCTFAILDYLAQSDKRSYIQASSKTPLIQW; encoded by the coding sequence TTGCGTAAAAAACGGATTTTGCTCTTATCTGAGGGCTTCGGGAAAGGTCATACACAAGCCGCGCATGCGCTGTCCACCCAGCTCAGGCAATCGTCCGCTGGCATTATTACACGCGTGATTGAGCTTGGTGCTTTTTTGCACCCTACCCTAGCGCCTTGGGTCTTCTCGGCATACCGCCGCACGGTGACTTCACAACCTAGACTCTATGGTATGCTCTACCGCAATCAGTACGATAAACGGCCGGGACGCGTAGCGAGCCTTGTGCTGCATCGTATTTTTTACTCGCAGACGAAAGCCATCATTAAGCAATTGAAGCCAGATTTGATCGTGTGTACGCACCCTTTTCCGAGTATCATTGTTTCTAGGCTAAAACGTGCGGGACTCAATGTGCCGCTGTTCACGGTCATTACGGATTACGATGTGCATGGGACTTGGCTAGAATCGGCCGTAGATAAATATCTCGTCTCTACTCCTCTTGTCAAGGATCGCCTGCTGACGTGCGGAGTGCCTGAGAAACGGATTGAAGTCACGGGTATTCCTGTTCATCCTAATTTCCGTAAAGCGCACAGCAAAGAGCTCATTCGCCAAGAATTCGGCCTAAAGGCAATGCCAACGGTGATGGTGATGGGCGGCGGATGGGGCGTTTTTAAAAAGGAAGAAAAAGAAGAACTACTGACCTATTTGGCAAGTTGGAGCAAAGACATTCAACTGCTGATTTGTTTAGGCACCAATGAGAAAGCGCGCCGCCAGCTATTGGAAGAGGAAGCTTTCCAGCATCCAAACATTCATCTCATCGGCTATACGCGCGAGATAAGCAAGTTAATGGATATTTCCGATCTGCTGATCACGAAGCCAGGCGGTATGACATGTACCGAGGCTATGGCTAAGGGCATTCCGATGCTGTTTTACAGTCCGATTCCTGGGCAGGAAGAACACAACTGCACCTACTTCCAAGAACATGGCTACGGACAGCGGATCACGTCCCTCGACATGATTGACCATTGGTTCAAGCTGCTGCTGGAGAACTATCCCGAACTGGCGAAGCGCAGAACGGATATTCGGGAAGGGCATAATGAGGATGAACAGAGCTGTACGTTTGCGATTCTAGATTACCTGGCGCAATCAGACAAGCGTTCCTATATTCAGGCATCATCAAAAACACCACTCATACAATGGTAA
- a CDS encoding thymidine kinase: MAKLYFRYGTMNSGKSIEVLRVAHNYEEQGKKVLLLTSVMDDRFGVGKVASRIGMQKGAIVVDEHLNMIALAEAERPHCILVDEAQFLNKAQIAQLIEVVDELDIPVIAYGLRADFMGQLFEGSNALLAVADTIEEIKTVCWYCTKKAIMNMRCKDGTPIFHGEQIQIGGNESYVPVCRKCYASNKKAAL; encoded by the coding sequence TTGGCAAAATTGTATTTCCGTTATGGCACGATGAACAGCGGTAAATCCATTGAGGTTTTACGCGTTGCTCATAACTATGAGGAGCAAGGCAAAAAAGTGCTTCTCCTCACTTCCGTCATGGACGATCGCTTCGGCGTTGGCAAAGTCGCTTCACGCATTGGCATGCAAAAAGGGGCCATCGTCGTCGATGAGCACCTGAATATGATAGCTCTCGCTGAGGCGGAGCGGCCGCATTGTATTTTGGTCGATGAAGCACAGTTCTTAAATAAAGCTCAAATCGCTCAATTAATAGAAGTGGTCGATGAGTTGGACATTCCCGTCATTGCCTACGGGCTTCGCGCGGATTTCATGGGACAATTGTTCGAGGGCAGCAATGCACTTCTGGCTGTCGCGGATACGATTGAGGAAATTAAAACCGTTTGCTGGTATTGTACGAAAAAAGCCATCATGAACATGCGCTGCAAAGATGGCACGCCGATTTTCCACGGTGAGCAGATTCAAATTGGCGGGAATGAAAGCTACGTTCCAGTGTGTCGCAAATGTTATGCATCCAATAAAAAAGCCGCCCTATAG